The Nitrosomonas communis genome has a segment encoding these proteins:
- a CDS encoding carotenoid biosynthesis protein, with the protein MLDILFDTVVMRPYVFVFFMVFLLICIPHIGWRKTFTFTGAAYLIAFISEKLSISTGFPYGWYYYIDITSYKELWVWGVPFFDSLSYVFLTYCSYTTALFILSPLATRGFDLITLETRAIRHSWAALILGAFLQTFLDIIIDPVALQGDRWFLGQIYNYHEPGLHFGVPVSNYAGWLLTSLVLVAVLQQIDRRGEEKAPYGIFAMPFRSLLGPLLYLSVLIFNWVVSFYIGEYLIVLTGVFIFTLPILMVIILAVMRVNRYREEELQEHLKDYPCSLLNRIKE; encoded by the coding sequence ATGCTTGATATTCTTTTCGACACTGTTGTTATGCGTCCCTATGTATTTGTCTTTTTCATGGTATTTCTTTTGATCTGTATACCACATATAGGTTGGCGTAAGACTTTTACTTTCACCGGCGCAGCATATCTGATAGCTTTTATATCAGAGAAACTTTCCATTAGCACCGGATTTCCTTATGGTTGGTACTATTACATAGACATCACAAGCTATAAAGAGTTATGGGTTTGGGGAGTGCCCTTCTTCGATTCACTTTCCTATGTCTTCCTGACTTACTGCAGTTACACTACAGCACTATTCATTTTATCGCCCTTGGCTACACGCGGTTTTGATCTAATTACACTAGAGACGCGTGCCATTCGACATTCATGGGCAGCTTTAATACTAGGGGCTTTCTTGCAGACCTTTCTAGATATCATAATAGATCCGGTAGCACTACAAGGCGATCGTTGGTTCCTCGGACAAATATATAACTATCACGAGCCAGGGTTACATTTTGGAGTACCGGTCTCAAACTATGCTGGCTGGTTGTTAACCAGTTTGGTGCTAGTAGCTGTTCTTCAACAGATAGACCGTAGAGGTGAGGAAAAAGCCCCTTACGGAATTTTTGCTATGCCATTTCGCTCGCTGTTAGGGCCGCTTCTCTATTTATCAGTGCTTATCTTCAACTGGGTGGTATCGTTTTATATTGGTGAGTATCTGATTGTATTAACGGGCGTCTTTATATTTACGTTACCAATTCTCATGGTAATAATCTTAGCTGTTATGCGAGTTAACCGCTACCGTGAGGAGGAGTTGCAGGAGCATTTGAAAGATTATCCTTGTTCGCTTCTCAATAGGATTAAAGAATGA
- a CDS encoding DUF4142 domain-containing protein: MKKLLMLAVALMLPTTFAVYAETKSKEGDLSDAEIAHIVVTANQVDIKNGQLAKEKASNEDVKAYAHRMISDHTDVNKEAESLVKKLNVTPKDNEISKTLKSDGEKNIDKLKDMSGKEFDKAYIDAEVKLHKQVIDVADTKLVPSVQNEELKALLQKVRPSLVSHLEHAQKIQESLR; this comes from the coding sequence ATGAAAAAATTACTCATGTTAGCCGTTGCTTTAATGCTGCCTACTACTTTTGCGGTTTACGCAGAGACCAAGAGTAAAGAAGGCGATCTTAGTGATGCAGAAATTGCACACATTGTCGTTACCGCCAATCAGGTAGACATAAAAAATGGCCAGCTTGCCAAGGAAAAGGCTTCAAATGAAGACGTTAAGGCATATGCGCATCGCATGATCAGTGATCATACAGATGTCAATAAGGAAGCAGAGAGTCTAGTAAAAAAACTCAATGTAACTCCAAAAGATAATGAGATCAGTAAGACGCTTAAGTCAGATGGTGAGAAAAATATCGACAAATTGAAAGATATGAGCGGAAAAGAGTTTGACAAAGCTTATATCGATGCAGAGGTTAAGCTTCACAAGCAGGTTATTGATGTTGCTGATACCAAGCTCGTACCTAGCGTACAGAACGAGGAATTAAAAGCTCTCCTGCAAAAAGTTCGGCCCTCGCTCGTCTCGCATTTAGAACATGCTCAGAAGATTCAAGAATCATTACGTTAA